A single window of Flavobacterium aestivum DNA harbors:
- the hisIE gene encoding bifunctional phosphoribosyl-AMP cyclohydrolase/phosphoribosyl-ATP diphosphatase HisIE, translated as MDIDFSKSAHGLIPAIIQDSETKNVLMLGYMNAEAYQKTIDTQKVTFYSRSKQRLWTKGEESGNFLNLVDIKNDCDNDTLLIQVRPVGPTCHKGTDTCWATENKQEYGFISNLENTIKTRRENADSEKSYVASLFKLGINKIAQKVGEEAVEVVIEAKDDNDELFLSESADLLFHYLILLQAKGFQLNDVVDVLKSRQK; from the coding sequence ATGGATATAGATTTTTCAAAAAGTGCACATGGCTTAATTCCTGCCATCATTCAAGATAGTGAAACTAAAAACGTTTTGATGTTAGGGTACATGAATGCTGAGGCTTATCAAAAAACAATAGATACACAAAAAGTGACTTTCTACAGCCGTTCCAAACAAAGACTTTGGACAAAAGGCGAAGAAAGTGGTAACTTCTTGAATTTGGTTGATATTAAAAACGACTGTGACAACGACACACTGTTGATTCAAGTACGACCAGTTGGACCAACGTGCCACAAAGGAACAGATACTTGTTGGGCGACCGAAAACAAACAAGAATATGGTTTTATTTCGAATCTGGAAAACACCATTAAAACCAGAAGAGAAAACGCTGATTCCGAAAAAAGTTATGTGGCTTCTTTGTTTAAATTGGGAATCAATAAAATTGCCCAAAAAGTTGGGGAAGAAGCCGTAGAAGTAGTTATTGAAGCCAAAGATGATAATGATGAATTATTTTTGAGTGAAAGTGCTGATTTATTATTTCATTACCTGATATTATTACAAGCTAAAGGATTTCAACTAAATGATGTGGTTGATGTTTTAAAAAGCCGTCAGAAGTAA
- the hisF gene encoding imidazole glycerol phosphate synthase subunit HisF, with product MLTKRIIPCLDIKNGRTVKGVNFVDLRDAGDPVELAKIYSDEGADELVFLDISATEERRKTLIDLVRKVASTINIPFTVGGGISTVGDVEVLLQNGADKVSINSSAVKNPQLINDLAQKFGSQCVVVAIDAKQIDGQWIVHLVGGKVPTELNLFDWAKEVEERGAGEILFTSMDNDGTKNGFANEALAKLSQLVNIPIIASGGAGNIQHFTDAFIDGKADAALAASVFHFKEIEIKTLKRELKNNHIEVRL from the coding sequence ATGTTAACAAAAAGAATAATACCCTGCCTAGACATAAAAAACGGTAGAACCGTGAAAGGTGTTAATTTCGTAGATTTGCGAGATGCTGGAGATCCTGTAGAATTGGCAAAAATCTATTCGGATGAAGGTGCAGATGAATTGGTTTTTCTGGACATTTCTGCGACAGAAGAACGTAGAAAAACCTTGATAGATTTGGTTCGAAAAGTGGCTTCAACTATCAATATCCCGTTTACAGTAGGAGGTGGAATTTCGACTGTAGGAGATGTAGAAGTTTTGTTGCAAAACGGAGCAGATAAGGTTTCTATTAATTCATCGGCGGTAAAGAACCCTCAATTAATAAACGATTTGGCACAAAAATTCGGAAGCCAATGTGTTGTAGTAGCGATAGATGCCAAGCAAATTGATGGCCAATGGATAGTGCATTTAGTTGGTGGAAAAGTACCAACTGAACTGAATTTATTTGATTGGGCAAAAGAAGTAGAAGAGAGAGGAGCCGGAGAAATCCTTTTTACCTCGATGGATAACGACGGAACCAAAAACGGATTTGCCAATGAAGCTTTGGCAAAACTATCTCAATTGGTTAACATACCAATAATTGCTTCTGGAGGAGCTGGAAATATACAGCATTTCACTGATGCTTTTATAGATGGTAAAGCAGATGCAGCTTTGGCGGCAAGCGTATTCCACTTCAAAGAAATTGAAATCAAGACATTAAAAAGAGAACTTAAAAATAACCATATTGAAGTTAGATTATAG
- the hisA gene encoding 1-(5-phosphoribosyl)-5-[(5-phosphoribosylamino)methylideneamino]imidazole-4-carboxamide isomerase, with protein sequence MRIIPAIDIIEGKCVRLSKGDYNTKIIYNENPLEVAKSFEAHGIEYLHLVDLDGAKSSKIVNYKILEQIATKTKLKIDFGGGLKADSDLKIAFESGANQITGGSIAVKNRPIFEKWISEYGSDKIILGADATNEKVAVSGWLEDSNEDLVPFIKDYQNKGIEYVICTDIAKDGMLEGPSFDLYAKILAEANGIKLIASGGISTFDELPKLAELGCEGTIIGKAIYEGRISLKQLEDFIIR encoded by the coding sequence ATGAGAATAATCCCCGCAATAGATATTATAGAAGGAAAATGTGTTCGTTTATCGAAAGGCGATTACAACACTAAAATTATATACAATGAAAATCCGTTGGAAGTAGCTAAGTCATTCGAAGCTCACGGAATCGAATATTTGCATTTAGTAGATTTAGACGGTGCAAAATCTAGCAAAATTGTCAATTATAAAATATTGGAACAAATCGCCACGAAAACAAAATTAAAAATTGATTTTGGAGGAGGTTTAAAAGCGGATTCTGATTTGAAAATCGCTTTTGAAAGTGGTGCAAACCAAATCACCGGAGGAAGTATTGCTGTAAAAAACAGACCCATTTTTGAAAAATGGATTTCTGAATATGGTTCAGATAAAATCATTTTAGGAGCCGATGCTACCAACGAAAAAGTAGCTGTTTCAGGTTGGTTGGAAGATTCAAATGAAGACTTGGTTCCATTTATCAAGGACTATCAAAACAAAGGAATTGAGTATGTAATTTGTACAGATATAGCCAAAGACGGAATGTTAGAAGGACCTAGTTTTGATTTGTACGCTAAAATTTTAGCAGAAGCCAATGGTATAAAATTAATCGCTTCTGGAGGAATTTCCACTTTTGATGAATTACCCAAGCTAGCCGAATTAGGCTGTGAAGGAACCATCATAGGAAAGGCTATTTATGAAGGCAGAATTTCGTTGAAACAATTGGAGGATTTTATAATTAGATAA
- the hisH gene encoding imidazole glycerol phosphate synthase subunit HisH, with amino-acid sequence MKIVIINYGAGNIQSIMFAIERLGYKAVLSNDPEEIKAADKVIFPGVGEASYAMKMLKQSGLDTLIPTLKQPVFGICLGMQLMCNKSEEGNTEGLGIFDVDVFKFSPKVKVPQMGWNTIYNLKSDLFKGIAENEYMYLVHSFYAPICKETIATTDYEVAYSSALENNNFYGTQFHPEKSGDVGEKILENFLKLKN; translated from the coding sequence ATGAAAATAGTAATCATAAACTACGGAGCAGGAAACATTCAAAGCATCATGTTTGCCATCGAAAGATTGGGATACAAAGCAGTTTTGAGTAATGATCCGGAAGAAATAAAAGCAGCTGACAAAGTTATTTTCCCAGGAGTAGGGGAGGCTAGTTATGCAATGAAAATGCTAAAACAAAGCGGATTGGATACTTTGATTCCAACACTTAAACAACCCGTTTTCGGGATATGTTTGGGTATGCAATTGATGTGCAACAAATCCGAAGAGGGAAATACAGAAGGTTTGGGCATTTTTGATGTAGATGTCTTTAAGTTTTCTCCTAAAGTAAAAGTCCCTCAAATGGGTTGGAATACCATTTATAATCTAAAATCGGATTTGTTCAAAGGAATTGCAGAGAATGAATACATGTATTTGGTGCATAGCTTTTATGCTCCTATTTGTAAAGAAACCATTGCAACGACTGATTATGAAGTTGCCTATTCATCGGCTTTAGAAAACAATAATTTCTACGGAACGCAATTTCACCCGGAAAAGAGTGGTGATGTTGGAGAGAAGATTTTAGAGAATTTTTTGAAATTGAAAAATTGA
- a CDS encoding nuclear transport factor 2 family protein produces MEAKKFAQKWIESWNSHDLDDIMKHYSEDIEITTPMIKLAAGIDNGSLQGKKEVRGYWEKALTKIPDLHFELVDVTSGVNSVALYYKSIMNKMAIEIMFFDKNGLVNKMIAHYADL; encoded by the coding sequence ATGGAAGCAAAAAAGTTTGCCCAAAAATGGATAGAATCTTGGAACTCGCATGATTTGGATGATATCATGAAGCATTATTCTGAAGATATTGAAATTACGACACCAATGATAAAATTGGCAGCTGGAATTGATAATGGTTCACTCCAAGGAAAAAAAGAAGTGAGAGGCTATTGGGAGAAGGCATTAACAAAGATTCCAGACTTACATTTTGAGTTGGTTGATGTGACATCTGGAGTTAATTCTGTGGCACTTTATTACAAATCGATTATGAATAAAATGGCAATTGAAATCATGTTTTTTGATAAAAATGGATTGGTAAACAAAATGATAGCACATTATGCTGATCTGTAA
- the hisB gene encoding bifunctional histidinol-phosphatase/imidazoleglycerol-phosphate dehydratase HisB: protein MKKVLFIDRDGTIVLEPEGYQLDSLEKLEFYPKAFQYLAKIAKEMDYELVMVTNQDGLGTDSFPEETFWPTQNFILRAFENEGVLFDDIFIDHSLPEDNAPTRKPRTGMLTKYIDNPEYDLANSFVLGDRITDVELAKNLGAKAIFLKSEDDLGIAEISSKKEELDEVIILQSTDWKVIYEFLKLEARSATISRKTNETDIYINLNLDGTGKSKIDTGISFFDHMLDQIARHGQMDLEITVKGDLEVDEHHTIEDTAIALGEVFAKALGNKLGIERYGFCLPMDDCLSQVAIDFGGRNWLVWEAEFKREMVGKMPTEMFYHFFKSFSDGAKANINIKAEGTNEHHKIEAIFKAFAKAIKVAVKRDTEKMILPSTKGML from the coding sequence ATGAAGAAAGTACTTTTTATAGATCGTGACGGAACCATTGTTTTAGAACCGGAAGGATATCAATTAGACAGTTTAGAAAAATTAGAATTTTATCCAAAAGCATTCCAGTATTTGGCAAAAATTGCCAAAGAAATGGATTACGAATTGGTTATGGTAACCAATCAGGACGGATTAGGAACCGACAGTTTTCCGGAAGAAACCTTTTGGCCAACTCAGAACTTTATCTTAAGAGCTTTTGAAAATGAAGGAGTTCTTTTTGATGATATTTTTATAGATCATTCTTTACCAGAAGACAATGCACCAACTCGTAAGCCAAGAACGGGAATGTTAACCAAATACATTGACAATCCTGAGTATGATTTAGCGAACTCATTTGTTTTAGGTGATCGAATTACCGATGTGGAATTGGCTAAAAATTTAGGGGCAAAAGCTATTTTTCTGAAATCAGAAGACGATTTGGGAATAGCTGAAATCTCAAGTAAAAAAGAGGAATTAGATGAAGTAATCATTTTGCAGTCTACCGATTGGAAAGTAATCTATGAGTTTTTGAAACTCGAAGCCCGTTCAGCAACTATTTCGAGAAAAACAAACGAAACTGACATTTATATCAACTTAAACTTAGACGGAACTGGAAAAAGCAAAATTGATACAGGAATTTCCTTCTTTGACCATATGTTGGATCAAATAGCCCGCCACGGGCAAATGGATTTGGAAATTACCGTAAAAGGTGATCTTGAAGTTGACGAACACCATACGATTGAAGATACAGCTATTGCTTTGGGGGAAGTTTTTGCCAAAGCCTTAGGGAATAAATTAGGAATTGAGCGTTACGGTTTCTGTTTGCCAATGGACGATTGTTTATCTCAAGTAGCTATTGATTTTGGAGGTAGAAACTGGTTGGTTTGGGAAGCCGAATTCAAACGTGAAATGGTTGGTAAAATGCCAACAGAAATGTTTTATCATTTCTTCAAGTCTTTCTCTGATGGAGCCAAAGCCAATATCAATATCAAAGCGGAAGGAACCAACGAACATCACAAAATTGAAGCTATCTTTAAAGCTTTTGCAAAAGCAATAAAAGTAGCAGTTAAACGTGATACGGAGAAAATGATTTTACCATCAACAAAAGGAATGTTGTAA
- the hisC gene encoding histidinol-phosphate transaminase, with product MNFDINNLVRDNVKVLKPYSSARDEFEDFDTADMVFLDANENPFSSGVNRYPDPQQASVKSILAKQHKVNSNQMLLGNGSDEVLDLLFRAFCEPKVDNVITLPPTYGMYGVLANINAVENREVLLSTDFQPQIEKIFNAIDENTKMIFLCSPNNPTGNSFSEESVTTLLEQFKGLVVIDEAYIDFSEKESWLEKMDQYPNLVITQTLSKAYGLAGIRLGICYASAEIISILNKIKPPYNVNELTQKRALQRLDDTNAIQSEIKLIIEQREELLKVLLHVNYVEKIYPTEANFILIKVDDANKRYDDLIAKGIVIRNRTTQPLCENTLRLTIGTESENKKLIEALQN from the coding sequence ATGAATTTCGATATAAATAATTTAGTACGTGATAATGTAAAGGTTTTAAAACCATATTCGTCAGCCAGAGATGAATTTGAGGATTTTGATACCGCAGATATGGTATTTTTGGATGCCAATGAGAATCCATTTAGCAGTGGTGTAAATCGTTACCCAGATCCACAACAAGCATCGGTAAAAAGTATTTTAGCCAAACAGCACAAGGTGAATAGTAACCAGATGCTATTAGGAAATGGTAGTGATGAAGTTTTGGATTTATTGTTCAGGGCATTTTGTGAGCCTAAAGTAGATAATGTGATCACATTGCCTCCTACTTACGGGATGTATGGAGTGCTTGCCAATATCAATGCAGTAGAAAATAGAGAGGTATTGCTTTCAACTGATTTTCAGCCTCAAATTGAAAAAATATTTAATGCAATTGATGAGAATACAAAAATGATCTTTTTGTGTTCGCCTAATAATCCAACCGGAAATTCTTTTTCTGAAGAAAGTGTGACTACTTTATTGGAACAGTTTAAAGGCTTGGTTGTGATTGATGAAGCCTATATTGACTTTTCCGAAAAAGAAAGCTGGTTGGAAAAAATGGATCAATACCCAAATTTGGTAATCACTCAAACGCTGTCAAAAGCATATGGACTGGCGGGAATTCGATTGGGAATTTGTTATGCGTCTGCAGAAATAATCTCGATTTTAAATAAGATAAAGCCACCTTATAATGTTAATGAATTAACTCAGAAAAGAGCTTTACAAAGATTGGATGATACCAATGCGATACAATCTGAAATTAAATTAATAATAGAACAAAGAGAAGAGTTACTTAAAGTTTTACTTCATGTAAATTATGTTGAAAAAATCTATCCAACAGAGGCTAATTTTATCTTGATAAAAGTAGATGATGCCAATAAAAGATATGATGATTTGATAGCCAAAGGAATTGTAATCCGTAATAGAACCACTCAACCTTTATGTGAAAATACTTTGCGTTTGACTATTGGAACTGAATCAGAAAATAAAAAATTAATAGAAGCTCTACAAAATTAA
- the hisD gene encoding histidinol dehydrogenase: protein MNKIYNPKPETWSAILERPTKTVDDIEATVKGIFKEVQSKGDSAVSKYTSLFDGVTVDQLEVSQAEIDTAIASISEELKQAIQLAKSNIEKFHAAQKTNRVTIETIEGVNCWQEKRPIQKIGLYIPGGTAPLFSTVLMLAVPANLAGCNEIVLCSPPDKQGNINPAILYAANLCGVTKILKVGGIQAIAGMTFGTATIPKVYKIFGPGNQFVTVAKQLATQFGVAIDMPAGPSELLIVADDTAVPAFVASDLLSQAEHGADSQVILVSTSKALIDAVELEIQSQMNVLPRKEIAEKAIANSKLIYVENDSVALELINEYGPEHFIICVKDEAFYVDNIANAGSVFIGNYTPESAGDYASGTNHTLPTNGYAKNYSGVNLDSFTKAMTFQKISPIGIQNIGSAIEIMAEAEGLQAHKNAVTLRLKDLKN, encoded by the coding sequence ATGAATAAAATATACAATCCAAAACCAGAAACTTGGTCAGCAATTTTAGAAAGACCTACCAAAACAGTTGATGATATTGAAGCAACAGTAAAAGGGATTTTTAAAGAAGTTCAATCAAAAGGAGATAGTGCGGTTTCAAAATACACTTCACTTTTTGATGGGGTTACGGTAGATCAATTAGAAGTTTCACAAGCCGAAATAGATACAGCTATCGCATCGATTTCTGAAGAATTAAAGCAAGCCATTCAATTAGCAAAATCGAATATCGAAAAATTTCACGCTGCGCAAAAAACAAATCGTGTTACTATTGAGACAATCGAAGGTGTAAATTGTTGGCAAGAAAAAAGACCAATTCAAAAAATAGGGTTGTACATTCCAGGCGGAACTGCTCCTTTATTTTCGACAGTATTGATGCTTGCAGTACCTGCTAATCTTGCAGGATGCAATGAAATTGTATTGTGTTCGCCACCGGATAAGCAAGGGAATATAAATCCAGCTATTTTATATGCCGCTAATTTATGTGGAGTAACCAAAATATTAAAAGTAGGAGGTATTCAGGCTATTGCAGGTATGACTTTTGGAACCGCTACTATTCCAAAAGTGTATAAAATCTTTGGACCAGGAAATCAGTTTGTAACCGTGGCCAAACAATTGGCAACTCAGTTTGGTGTTGCTATCGATATGCCAGCGGGACCATCAGAATTACTGATTGTTGCAGATGATACTGCCGTCCCAGCTTTTGTTGCTTCCGATTTATTATCGCAAGCAGAACATGGCGCTGATAGTCAGGTGATTTTAGTCTCTACATCAAAAGCATTGATTGATGCTGTAGAATTGGAAATTCAATCACAAATGAATGTTTTACCACGAAAAGAAATTGCAGAAAAAGCAATTGCCAATTCAAAATTGATTTATGTAGAAAATGACTCCGTAGCTTTAGAATTAATTAATGAATATGGACCGGAGCATTTCATTATCTGTGTCAAAGATGAAGCTTTTTATGTAGACAATATCGCCAATGCAGGTTCAGTTTTCATCGGGAATTACACTCCGGAAAGTGCGGGAGATTACGCATCGGGAACCAATCATACCTTGCCTACAAATGGCTATGCCAAAAATTATAGTGGAGTTAATCTTGATAGTTTTACCAAAGCAATGACTTTTCAGAAAATCTCTCCAATTGGAATACAAAATATTGGTTCGGCTATTGAAATTATGGCAGAAGCCGAAGGGTTACAAGCCCACAAAAATGCAGTTACTTTGAGATTGAAAGATTTAAAAAATTAA
- the hisG gene encoding ATP phosphoribosyltransferase, which yields MSTLKIAIQKSGRLNEESIQILKDCGISIDNGIDQLKAEATNFPLEVLFLRNSDIPQYLIDGVVDAAIVGDNLLVEKGKGIEVAQKLGFSKCRVSVAVPKTSKYNSIKDLDGLRIATSYPNTVTDYFESFGLSVDIHQISGSVEIAPNIGLADAIVDIVSSGSTLFKNNLKEVEVILKSEAVLAVSPKIDPANQKLIDTLKFRIESVLRARKSRYILMNVPNDKIEAVGEILPVLRSLTVLPLAQEGWSSVHSVIDKDTFWEVIDKLKDVGAEGILVCPIEKMVL from the coding sequence ATGAGTACACTAAAAATTGCAATTCAAAAATCAGGACGCTTAAACGAAGAAAGTATCCAAATTCTAAAAGATTGTGGAATTTCCATAGATAATGGAATCGATCAATTAAAAGCTGAAGCAACTAATTTCCCTTTAGAAGTTTTATTCCTTAGAAATTCTGACATTCCACAATACCTGATTGACGGTGTTGTAGATGCTGCGATCGTTGGAGACAATCTTTTGGTTGAAAAAGGAAAAGGAATTGAAGTAGCCCAAAAATTAGGATTTTCAAAATGCAGGGTTTCAGTTGCGGTTCCAAAAACATCAAAATACAATTCCATCAAAGATTTAGATGGGTTACGTATAGCAACTTCTTACCCTAATACTGTTACTGATTACTTTGAATCTTTTGGACTTAGTGTAGATATTCACCAAATATCGGGTTCTGTAGAAATTGCTCCAAATATAGGTCTTGCTGATGCAATTGTAGATATAGTATCTAGCGGAAGTACTTTGTTTAAAAACAACTTGAAAGAAGTAGAAGTTATTCTAAAAAGTGAAGCAGTTTTAGCTGTTTCTCCAAAGATAGATCCTGCAAATCAAAAATTAATAGATACATTAAAATTTAGAATAGAATCAGTTCTGAGAGCTAGAAAATCTAGATACATATTGATGAATGTACCTAATGATAAAATTGAAGCAGTTGGAGAGATTCTTCCAGTTTTGAGAAGTTTGACAGTGTTGCCTTTGGCACAGGAAGGATGGAGTAGTGTGCACTCGGTAATAGATAAAGATACTTTTTGGGAAGTAATAGATAAACTGAAAGATGTTGGAGCCGAAGGAATTTTAGTATGTCCAATCGAGAAAATGGTCCTTTAA